The following is a genomic window from Theobroma cacao cultivar B97-61/B2 chromosome 10, Criollo_cocoa_genome_V2, whole genome shotgun sequence.
GCAATTCCCCAGCCACTTGGCAACATCAATACATTAAAAACATAGACTAGTCACACAGAAATACAATAAACAAAACTCAAGTTAGAGATAccatagaaaaagaaaataaaggaatttGATCTATCAATAAGCTCAAAAGATATTCTGTCTCTGATTAATAAATTACTGATAGGAAACATAAGAAAAATCACTACTCAAGTCTTCAACAAAAATGCCATACATACTTATCAGtattaaaactcaataactGAGAAAAAGTTGATGAGAAATCATTACCTTCGGGCAAGATTCTGTGCCCCAGGCCATTGCAGAAATGGCCTAAAATTTcagttcaaaaaaaaaaaagtcaagacCTGATCAAAATAGTAACTAGTTTAAAATGCAAAATGTGTAAACATATCTTTCATGCTTTCAGACCTGAGCTCCACCAGCTTTAAGAATGTGAGTCACACCAGCCTTCTTGGCACAGTACAGTACCTCCTAATGGGGAAACACTGATCAGCTCTCACTAAGTAGTCTCTTTATATGCTATTTCGatataaaaaagaacaaaaaataccTTACATATGCTGCCATCTTGGCCTGGGGGAGTTGCTAGAACAACAGTTTTACATCCAGCAATCTTGGCAGGCTGGAGTAAGGAACAAAGCATATGTCAAATATATCTAACTAGATCAATAGTTAAACAGACAAAGAACTAGAGATACAATTCAACTTACAATAGAAAGCATTAGAGCAGTTGAGGGCAAAACAGCAGTTCCCCCTGGTACATAAAGACCAACAGAACCAATACTCCGAGCAACCCTTTTGCATTTAACACCCTGTGCAGAGCACTACGATATTAACTTTGTTTACCGTATAACATAAGATGCAATAATAAAGCACTTATATTAACTTACTTTCATGGTCTCGACACTTTTCGCTGATGACTTTTGggcaagatgaaatgcatATATATTTTCGTATGCCACATCAAAAGCCTCTTTAATAGTTGGGTCAAGCTGAGACATGGCAGCATAGCAAGAGAAAGGGACACAAACTAAGCACCATAAACAAACTAGAGGTTTAATGAGATTTCAAGTAACATACATTTTCAGAAAGAGTACCTCAGGATAAGGAAGCTCCGAGacattttcaacaattttatGTAGATTAACTTTATCAAACTTTTCAGTATAACTGCAAATGACTAGCATTTATAAGCAACCACATCCCTAACCACATTACTGAAATGctcaggaaaaaaaaaagtacgcAAAGAATGAAAGCAGCACTGACACTTTAACTGCAGCATCGCCTCTGCTGCGAACATCATCAATTATAGGCTGGACCTGAGAAGCATACCATACATGAACATTAAAACCTAGCAAGGGTTGAATAAAGAAAATGCATCATAACAGCGTAAAAGATGATACAGAGATAGACCCACCATGCCGAATATGGAAGAAAAATCTATGCGAGGACGAGCCTTCAAGCTCTCCACCTCAGCAGGACCTAGCTCCGATAACTGATAAGTCTTCATCGCGCACCTTACTTTCTTACAAGCCAATCCTGTAACTAGCAGACATGTTTCGTAAAATTAATTCCCCAAATCTGGTGCGTACAAgaatcaatttattttcaaaaacccTATCACATCAACAACCAAAGCAGGCATTTGAGAAATGCAAAGAGGAACAGCAAGTACCTGAAACAGAGATGAAATTAGGGGAAGCAAATGAAGGAAAACGAGGAAAGTGGAATGGTTTGATACAAAATCGTAGAAGCTGAGAATCCATAACCTCCTTCAACTCAAATTAATGTTTGaatatcatcaaaattaaaacaaaaaaggaaagaatttaCGATCAAAAAGAGTTGTTGATAAGATTACCCAGCAAGTGACAGATGGGGATGATTAGCAGTTGCTGTTCACTAAACTACAGTGCGGAGCAGCATGACAGAGATGTGAGATAGAAAAAGAGCAGTACCAACCGCCAAAGGCAGGCAAACATAAAAGAGAGGATAAATTAAACCCTAAACTCTTAATCCTAAAAATAAACtgaattgaataaaattttaattataaaattaaataattttattataaaaaaaaacttttgaatGATCTAATCTTTCTATCCTGTCGTTTATCCTGtcacttttaattattttaaggtaaaatatccctattttttaaaattttaatcaaaattctaaataattttattaatttttaaaatatacacTCTATCtcaataattattaatttaaacatttattattatatttttaaaaaataaaccttAATTTGTTACGAATTGACAATGCAAGAGTAAAAGATGGACTCCATGTCGAGTAATTAGAAGAAGTAAGCTTCAGCGTTATAGAGACCAAACCATGGTGGTCCgattgatgaagaaaatacAAGGATTGAGAATCCTTCAGTGGTGAGATCACAGATTTTGGTGTAATTGATGTAATCGAATCTTCCATGAGTTCAAGAATGaattaaaacaacaagaatatGAAATTTCAATAGTGAATCgaaatttgtaataaaaaaactcaaaaagcCTTAAGACCAGGTAAACCCTAACTCAACAAGAACTGAGAAATTGGCGAAGAATGAACAAATCAAGCTAGGAAAATCAAAGTACAAGGAAAATGATGAGATATAAtgatgaaaatcaagaaaaaataagCTACGATATAATCCAAACCAGTTTATAAGACATCATAATCCTACTTAAACAAATCGGATAATGTTGTGTACCCATTTACACAACTGAAGTAAAGGCATATCCATATTCTTACTAGGGTCAATTccaataccccatactttctCTGCAGCACATGTCAGCCTCCTCTTAGCTTGTCTGGCTATTGGATATTGTAGATATAGATAACCAGCCCAACATTTCCATCAAGCTTAAGATTTTGTCCAATTCCTTTGTATGGGCATGAATCCAATAACAATTGGGTTGGGTTATGAGATCTTAGAATGGAAATTTGCTCGAAGGATTTTCTATTGGTTCTCGAGACAAAAATCCTTGACTATTTCTGATATTTTGTTCATTGGTAAATTTATAGCATCGGCCAGataaatgaacaaaaacaaatgtcAAGCAGTTCCATGCTGTTTAGAGGGGGCAGAGGAATCAGGTTACTAGCATTTCAACACTTCCCGACGTTAACAACTGCTTCCACTTCTTCCAGTACTAGAATTGTTAGTTTTTCCTCGTACCCATATCCCACTTCTTACAAAATCTTCAGCAGAAATCACTGTACTTTCCAAAACATCTTCAAACTCTCTTTAACTTCACCGTCAGGTTGTGGGGTTGTTGGCTTTTCGAAGATGGCATCAGCAGCTGGAGGAGAAGATGGTCATTTCAAGTTGTCTGAAACTAGTGAGCTTATAATCAAGAAAGGTGATATTACTCGGTGGTTTGTTGATGGCGCCTCCGATGCTATCGTCAGTGTTTCTCTTCCCTTTCCTTTAATCTTcagttctttttgttttctattggTATTTGTTGATGATTTATTCTtgatattttatcatatttgaACCATATTTGTTTATGGGATTAGGGAGCAGAATTTTCTATTCGGGTAATAGATTAATAGAATGTTGAATTGGCTATTCCAAAATGGAGGGATTTCTTGCAATCCTAGagattttcttatttcaatCTGAAATGATGGTTATGTTTCCTTCATGGGTTTATTTTGTACATACTCCGATTTTGAATTAATAGAATTGAGCACAGTGATACTAGTGATGATAATCTTTTGCAGGTTAATCCAGCAAACCAGAGAATGCTTGGAGGTGGTGGCGCAGATGGAGGTATTCTTGCTCAGAAAGttctcttttttctcattttgaaCTTATTAATGTCGTACAAGGATGAACTTTTACTGATTATTGATGCATTTTACTAGCCATACACAGGGCTGCTGGCCCAGAACTTCGAGAAGCATGCTATAAGGTCCCAGAAGTTCGACCTGATGTCTGCTGTCCCACTGGAGAGGCAAGGATTACCCCGTAAGTTCTTCCTAATTAGATAGTGTTTGCTGGTGTTGTCATCCAAATGCTGTGCATGATTAGCATATTGACGCGTTAAAATGTATGCAGAGGTTTTAAACTGCCTGCATCTCATGTGATTCACACTGTTGGACCTATTTATGATACTGACAAGGACCCTAAAGCCTCCCTGAGCAGTGCATACAAGTATGCTATGTTGTTCCTTTCCACCATTCATATTAGTAGCTTATTTTATCGTTCTCAATAACGCCTATTCTCTTTTGAAACTGGTTACAGGAATAGCTTGGCTGTGGCTAAAGAGAACAACATTAAATACATTGCATTTCCTTCAATATCTTGTGGTGTATATGGGTAAGTACTCTAAGGAACCACCAAAGGCTTTCTTCATGCCCCCCTTCCCCACTCATTGAACTGTACCTGTTTTTGCTTTCTGTGATGACAATTTAGTTAAGGACAGGTGTTGAATTGGTGATGTTGGATTGTTGGGTAATTTGGTGTAACTTTCTGGACTTTGAAGGTGCATGAActcataatcaaaatattttaatcttttagtCACTTGTTCACAGATGAGCTGGGTAATTTGGTGTAACTTTCTGGACTTTGAAGGTGCATGAACTCATAGtcgaaatattttaatcttataGTCACTTGTTCACAGAAGAGCATTATCTTCTGTCAAATTCTATACCATTTAAGCAATGAATCTTTAGTCTGATTATGGATTCTTTATATGCTAGCTTGGGTGTTTGTAGAAAATGTTTCATCACTTCAaatttaatatcttttttcctttctgaAATTTTCCAGATATCCCTTTGAGGAAGCAGCTACTGTTGCCATATCTACTGTCAAAGAATATGCCAATGATATTAAAGAGGTATCTGCTTCAATATTGCCATCCAAGAGTTCTTTTAAATGTTGATTGATTCcctttattttaattcttatatCCCATTGTACATTACTTTACTTGTTTTGCCCCCATACACACATAAAAGAAGAGCTTCCTATattgttttctcttcttcctttATTTGGGACAAATCCTCTATTGttattcatatatatgtaataaatTAACTTCTGATTGCATGATCCATAGTTCTATATGGCCAAGATAATAGATGAATTTCTGATTGGCACTCACTCGACTTGCTGTTTGCAGGTGCACTTTGTTCTGTTTGCAGATGGCATCTATAATATTTGGTTGAacaaggcaaaggaattgctCCAGGCTTAGTGCATTATAGTGACTAGAATTAAGTTCCTTGATACTTGAGGGTGCACAAGTTTATATGTATCTGAATTAGCTTGCAGGCATGTATGCAACTATGAGGAAATTGCTTTCTTTCAGATTATGAGGGTCAAGAACTATCGATGTATCGAAGCCATTTTGCATAACTACAGGCATAATATAAGTTGATCCTGTTTTGGAGTGTTTGAAATGGTTGCTGTGATATGTTTTCCAGGATCCTAATCAACTACTCACATCGTTTACCCTTAacttttttaatcattttagtGAAAGTAGGACACGTTACAGTGATTCTCATTTGAACAAGGACAAACATTGAATAAGAGATGGCAGATAAATCATTTAGGTGAGGCCTTGTCTTTCCTCCCAGCAAGAATAATAGAAATATGGAGTCCTCTGCTAAATGCTTGATTGAAGGGGATCCGGGTTTGGTATTCAGCTACAGAAGGGAGCCATGACAAAATGGCTATGGGCATGAAAAGCAGCAATCCCATCACGTAGTCAATACACTGTGGCCATCTCCTTAACTGGCTTCCAGATTAACCCCTCCAACAAAGGCCTACATGCTTGCCCAATCTTCGAGGACAAGGACATGGAAAGTTTTAGTTAGTACATTATTGTATGACAACCATAGATTATTAGAGATATGACAAGATGACATTGATCCCATAATTTAGGAAAGCTTGAAACTTACAAGAAGAAAGGCCCACCGGGTAGGCAAGAAGGCAGGGGCAGCATCCCATAAATCTGATGTAGTGAGGCCACATACTATGATTAAGCCGATCATGATTGCCAAGGAGGCACAAAAAACGAATGCTTTGAACATCCTGTATACCAGCCGACATGCGATACTCAGTATTTGTCTACCCACTGATACAATCTGCAGCAACACAGAAATCACAAGAAGCAAACAAACAGATCAATCTGTCTTGGTAACAAAACAGAAAGaggggaaaagaaaatcttACTTATCTGTTATTTCCTACCAGAAGAACATATTTGCATGGAAAAACTCAAGCACAACGTTTACATATATGCTTGCACCCCTTTCCAGCTACAAACTAACTATAGTTTCATTGCATACCTTTGACAATAAAAGCATGCTACCAAAACACCCCAAGAGAGTCCATAAACCTGCAATATTATAGGTTATAAGCTTATGGTAGCAACATCAGAGAGAGGATGGTCTTGCAACCTAACTGATCTTCAATAGCgcaagaaaaaacaaatttgtaTCAGTGAAAATAGCATATTATACCAGCCAACTCCTACTGTGATGAGCTATATTAAGGTGGTAGACAACCCCATATTGATAGACAAGGAAGCGAAGTGCAAGAACAATCTCAAGCACTCTTCCTAGTATGTTTGTGTATTTAAGGTGCTCTTGTTCTCCATCCCACCATGATTCCCAGCTTTTTTCAGGCCGAATACCAATACCTCCACGAATTCTTATCCACCGCTTCCAGTCTGTCCGATCATCCACTGTCTTTTGCCAGTCGAAACTGCAAGGGTTAAAGACAAAGGGAGCAAGTAACCACGATCCAACCCGGAACCAGATTGAGCATGTgaataacaaataaatatttgagcTGCGATATGATTCCCCATAAACTTGGTACAAGATCAATAGTATGCTGAGTTCTAACCCTTTCACAAAGTGACTCCGTGAGTACAGTCCATAGTAATCAGCAAActtggcatgaaaaacaacaAATCCACGTCCAGCAGCTCGATATTTAGAAATGCAAGACCGTTGTCCCAAACTAATGTGCCTTCGTTCCAAGCTGAAATGTAAAGAACACAGAGGCTAGCTGCAGCTGCATGATGATAAAGTCACCCAGAGCAGTGCGGAACCCTTTCTCCAGGCTAATCTCCATAAGCATAGGCAGGACCAATAGCGTGCCCATTTGAAAGACCGACTGAGGAATTAAAGCTGCTTCTAGAGACTTGTTCCGACTTATAATTGAATTGTTTAGAATGTGTCTTTCCAATCCACTCACAACCAGATACAAACGTCCATAGAGGAAGAAATATACGGTAAGCTTGGTAACCTGAAACAATGTAATGCTGATATCAGGGAAATTCATGTTTATTCCATTGCAAAGAGTTGTAGGGCAAAGATCTGATCACCTAAAGTTTATCTATTCACCATATTCAAGTACATAAAACcttataaagaaagaaaatcagTTTGGTTTCCTCACCATGCTATTAAAATAGAAACCAACAGTTGTGAAGTAGAATGACAGCATTCTATAGAAGTCAAATCGACATCCAAGGCGATACACATCACAACTAAGTGTTTGCTCTCCATTTCCACTTGCAACTTTTGcctcaaaacatgatatttgattCATGCCCACATCATGTCCTTTTCCAACTTGGATATAATCATGATGCGTTACATATCCCCCTCGAAGAGTTGAATTGAACCCTGGAAAAAAACTTGTTTAGTTAACCGCAATATTAAACTTATAGAGTTCTGTTTGATTAGTTACCTGAGAGTACCTGCAAATATGTCCTcacttaaattgatagtttttgAAGCTTTGCTTATGCCACCCCTTGTTATGTGCAAGATTCTGTCAAATATGTCAGGATGGCCGTAATGGAATCGTACCCTGCAATGAGAAGATCATCATAGAAACAATGATCGTTATGATAGAAACAAATACAATCATACCAGAGAAGCTTGACTTGGCTCCATTCTTTTGCCTGTAGTTGGAGTGTTGAAAGATTTCAtagattttattcatttatcaCTATTATTTGGTAGGTTACTAAGTAGCACAAGCAACCATTTAACCTCCAGTTCAATGTGCATATCAGCAACAACCCTGTTCAATATTTCCTAAGTTACCAGTTACTCAAGATGAAAATTTGAGGGTACCTTAAAGGACTTGCTAATAAGCCTTGGCCGATGGTTACAAAGCTAGTCTTTTGATTGGACATAAACCAAGCAAGTGATGAAacactgtaaaagaaaattaaaaagcgTAAACATACATTAGTATTTAGCCAATCTGCAGAATGGCTGCattttgacttgcttgtgcaTATCTGTTAAACTTATCGAgatcaattaaatttataatgaCAACTGGTCAGACTAAACTTTAGACCAAATATTGTAGGTTTCCATTGCCAGCTACAGTAGTGTTTGAACTCTTCCAAaacatttctcattttaaGGGCTTTTCAAAATAGTTATcctaaaaaacaaaagtattaTAAGATACTCTAGAACCTTGATGACTATATCTTGAGATGGAGGTAGAAAAGCTACCTGACTCATGTCTGTAGTCTGCAAGGCTTCTCCGTGGGTAAAGATAATGGCATGGTTTTGGTTTTCAGGTTTTCCTTCACCAACTTTTGTTGGAGGACCTGGAAGTTTGATGCGGTATATTTCCTGGAAGTACAATGGATATTCAGTGTGCAAGGatgttttaaacaattacttATGTTAGAAAACTGACATAAGCTTGTAGGACAAAACATCAGTAAGCATGTGATAATTCTGACTTTCGATCAAATGTGTGGCCCAGACACATACCTAATCCAACAGAGGGACAAGAGCATTTTTGTTTCACTATCATGTTTTTGATGTTCTAAAGCAGGCACAATGTCATAGTAAAATTCATAGCATCGTTTATTGGATTGTCATCACTATTCATAACAtcatgttttttattattttccatcCATACAAGAACCAAGagaaagcatgaaaagccAGTGGATTGTAGGAAATAAtccaaataaaacaaatagtAATCATGAATGTGTGTTGGGGCAGCAGGTTAAAGGATGACACGCGACGCAGCAATGCATGACACGTAAACATCTATCTCTTAACAACGAGGATATTGCTAGATTGCTGGATTGAATGCAGAAAATGTCACAGGCCAAGCGGCCGGTATCCAAGAAGCTAGttctataatatttttatgattgaAGAAAGAGGATTCGAACCCTATTCTTTGAGCAGAAAATCATGCACCAACTTAAGAGTTAACTGTTTGGAtgctattttcattttaatatattataatttactaaAGATATTGCCCTGTGGAACCAAGATTCCCCACCCCGACAACTGCTCCCTACTTTTTGCCAGTGTTGCCTCGTATAACCCAAACCTGTGCTGGTACAAAATCTTGAAGCAGAAATCATCTTTAAACTCTCTTTATCACCATCACCATCACCATCACCATCATCAGCAGCAGCAGCTTTTTAAGGTAGTTGGGATTTCAAAGATGGGTTCAGCAACTGGGGGGAGAAGATGGTCATTGTCTGAAACCACTGAGCTTAACATCCAGAAAGGTAACATCACTCTGGGGTTTGTTGATGCCTCCCCTAATGCTAATGTCACGTTTTTTTGTAAGAGCTCTGATATTCCTCTATTTCAGTGCATGATACTGACTATAATTATGCTCCTTTATACTTGAGGGTGCACAAGTTTATATGTATCTGTAATATTAGATTGGAGGCATGTATGCAACTATGAGGGAATTGCTTTCTTTTGCACAATGAGGGTCAACAACTATGATCAATCCAGCAAATGAGAGAATGCTTGGTGGTGGTGGCGCAGATGGAGGTATATATATTCTTGTGATGAACTTTTAGTATGGGTATCTAACCTTAAACCGATTGATAATAATTGGAGAGGCCGATGTTATACAAGAATTCAAGATCTTGCTGagtttcttcttcttaatTTCTCTTTAACCTTCTTAGTGTCATACAAGAAATGAACCTGTCATGACCAATGTTTCTGATGCATGGATATGTACTAGCCATACATAAGGCTGCTGGACCAGAACTCCTGGAAGCATGCTATAAAGTCCCTGAAGTTCAACCTGAAGTACGCTGTCCAACAGGAGAAGCAAGGATTACCCCGTAAGTTTCTTCCTAACTAATATTAGAGTTTAGAATCAATAGTCTACTGCTGCTGTCATCCTAACCTTGCAAAGTGTTGCAGAGGTTTCAAACTGCCTGCATCTCATGTGATTCACACTGTTGGACCAATCTATGATTCTGACAAAGACCCCAAAGCTTCCTTGACAAGTGCATACAAGTATGCATTGATATGATGATTCTTGCCACCATTTTTATTGGTTTGCTTTGTTTATCATTCTAAAACAAGATCTCCTTTTCTTCCCAAATTGGTTTCAGGAACTGCTTGAGTGTGGCTAAAGAGAACAATGTTAAATACATTGCTTTTACTGCAGTATCCTGTGGTGTATATGGGTAAGTAATGCTAAGGAACCACCCATGTGCTTTCTGCTTGTTCCCCAACCCCctctcttcttctcccccCTTGTCCTAGAAAGTAGTTGAAACTTTTGCATATACATGATCAAGAACAAAAAGCTTAGTCTATTGTGACTTCCATTGCAAAGCTCTTGTTGGAAATAGACGAGTATTCTAAGGTAACTTTGGCCGAATTGCATCTGTTTTTGCCTTTTGTGATGATATGTTTATTAAAGAATGCTGTTCAATTGGAGATGTGGATAACTTGCATAACTTTCTGGCCCCTCGAAGGTGCATGAACTCATAGATAAGTTTATTGGAGAGTCATTCCCTTCTGCAAAATTCTATATCCATCTAGTTAATGAAATCTTGATGTGACTATGGATTCTGAATTAGCTAGGTTCAATTGTTTGTAGAAAAAGTAACACCAGTTgatcttttactttttcctttctgAAAACTTTGCAGATATCCTTTTGAGGAAGCTGCTACGGTTGCTATATCTACTGTCAAAGAATTTGCAGATGACATTAAAGAGGTAAtgtacttttgtttttgttcggATTGACAATCTTGAAGTTCATGGTATTTCTCTACTGTTGATTGATTCCTCCATTTCACTTGTTTAAATCCCAATTTTTATACCATTTTATCATTATGCTTTTGCTTAAATATAGTATCAGTATGATTAGTTCAAAGAACATGCAGTCTCCAATACCAATTACGGCTTCCTATATTGTTTTCTCAAACATGTAACAAATGAAACTTATGAAAGCATTACTTTTGATGATGATTGGAGCTTTGAAGGCTTTTGCATGATCTATAATCCTATATTATTCTTCTGACTGGTTTAGCATCTGAGTTTAAACTTCAAAGAGCATCATTAACATAACCCCAACTAACCATCTTCCCGTCTAACTGTCCAAGATGATAATGTTGTTTGGTGCAAATACCAGGCCAACTCTTGTTTGACTCTTGGCTCAAATACCATCATCTGCTCATGGCCTTCTTGTCATCACCAAGGGTAACAAATGGCCACCCTCTATGGCAATTCATGCCAGATTCTTCCTCCTCGTTTCACTAGATCCATCCTTATCAGACCTGTTCCCTGATTTCAAGGGATGAGAAGAACTTGATATGCCTATCAGTATTTTGTTAGAAGATGGTTGGCACTCACCTTAGTTGCTGTTTGCAGGTGCACTTTGTTCTCTTCTCAGATCAAATCTACAATGTTTGGTTGAacaaggcaaaggaattgctCCAAGCTTAGTTCATGACAGCAGCTAGAATTACGTTGCTCTACCTTGTTGCTTGAGGCTGCAAAACTTTAGATGTGTATCTCAATTGACTTGGAGGCCTGTATGCAATTATGAGAGAttgctttaatttttggtttgtGAGGTTCCAGAACTTTAGATGAATTTGAGGCATCTATGCTTATCTGTAGACAAAATGCATGTTCGTGCTAGTGTGGTATTAATGGTCTAGATATGTTGTCTTAAGTTTGAGCAAATATTTGTTTGCCATTGTATTCAGAAGTATTTCATTGGATTGTGGAGTTGTTGCCCTCAATTCCCTGGCTGTTGCTGCTGCCTTCTCTCTCCTGTTTGTGGATGGGAAAGCAGTGAACATAACAATATAATGGTAAAACTGCCCCGATAACATTGagtttctttgattttcctCATCATTTTGACCAAATTCAGGAGTTTCTTTTGTCAATAATATGCATAATGCTTACACATTAGCTGAATAATATAGTATAAGAGGTTTTAGCAGCATTTCTTTGGGGAATAGACATAAAGCTACAGAGGAGAGTTGAGGCAAACCACACAGCCAATCTCAACAAGTTTTTCACAAGTCATAAGAGATTTCTGGATTTCCGAATCATTATGACAACAATGGTGCATCCGAAATCAgctaaggaaagaaaaagatatataaACCAAGCAACCAGAGCTATATATCCTTTCAGTTTATTTAGTAAAAATAGATCCCCACAAACAATGGATGTGCTATGCTCTTCTGAGGGAATACATCAAGTTGTGTCAAGACCTCAACTTTAATAATATACATAGGCTCAACTCCCCTAACCCTATGTAGTGGCTCCACACAGACCACAAAGGTTCTTCAAGAATCAACAAGAAGAAATGAGTCTTGCTGAATCTTGGTATAGCAGACCTATAGAAATCCCTGaaccttctttttctttccactCTGATGTGGAAGAAGCTTTTAGCAGAACTGTACACAGTTGCAGCTCAACTGATGGCGAAAACATGTACATAACATAACAGACTACAAAAATCTGctttcatttaaagtgaagcAAAAAATCGAAGACTTTGTTTTGGCCGGTGAAACTCCAAGAGTACAGCATGCAGTCATAACCTCTTTGTAAAATGTGAAACTTAGACATCTTTTTCCTTGAATAAACTCCGGGGGATTCTGTTAGTCACACTCTCATCTACTATCTTATAGTGCTGGGAAAATTTTCGGTGGATCATTCCACAGCATTTATCCACACGTTCTTCATATTTGTTATAGAAGACAGGTATGGTAATCGATAAGATGGTTCCTGCCATCAACAAATGCCAAATACATTATAAGTAAATGAGTACACCATTGAAGATTCCTACACAATGAGCGAAAGTTCATTGACAAAATGCCTCCCATTCTGAATTAATTTGCAAAAGCAGGCATAGATATGCAAAATATCCCATGACGTCAAGCCAGCTAGAAAGTTTGTAACAGGAGCTTGATAtcagattttattaattttaaaaaacacaAATACATGATCATTTACCAGAAACAATGCAAACTAGGTTGTGATTAAAACAACCAGGGTAAATTTAGTTACATTTAATGTTATGTCAgttgaaccaaaaaaaaaaagagaatactAATTATATCCACAAATCAAAAAGGAAGATGAATATGCATTCAGTTGACAGATGAACTGCTTACCA
Proteins encoded in this region:
- the LOC18587479 gene encoding histidinol dehydrogenase, chloroplastic isoform X2 — translated: MDSQLLRFCIKPFHFPRFPSFASPNFISVSGLACKKVRCAMKTYQLSELGPAEVESLKARPRIDFSSIFGMVQPIIDDVRSRGDAAVKVYTEKFDKVNLHKIVENVSELPYPELDPTIKEAFDVAYENIYAFHLAQKSSAKSVETMKGVKCKRVARSIGSVGLYVPGGTAVLPSTALMLSIPAKIAGCKTVVLATPPGQDGSICKEVLYCAKKAGVTHILKAGGAQAISAMAWGTESCPKVEKILGPGNQYVTAAKMILQNSEAMISIDMPAGPSEVLVIADKHANPVHIAADLLSQAEHGPDSQVVLVIAGDGVGLKAIEEEISKQCQSLPRGEFASKALSYSFTVFACDIVEAISFSNLYAPEHLIMNVKDAEKWEGFVENAGSVFLGQWTPESVGDYASGTNHVLPTYGYARMYGGVSLDSFLKYMTVQSLTEEGLSNLGPHVATMAEVEGLDAHKRAVTLRLEDIEARHASGVR
- the LOC18587479 gene encoding histidinol dehydrogenase, chloroplastic isoform X1 encodes the protein MDSQLLRFCIKPFHFPRFPSFASPNFISVSVTGLACKKVRCAMKTYQLSELGPAEVESLKARPRIDFSSIFGMVQPIIDDVRSRGDAAVKVYTEKFDKVNLHKIVENVSELPYPELDPTIKEAFDVAYENIYAFHLAQKSSAKSVETMKGVKCKRVARSIGSVGLYVPGGTAVLPSTALMLSIPAKIAGCKTVVLATPPGQDGSICKEVLYCAKKAGVTHILKAGGAQAISAMAWGTESCPKVEKILGPGNQYVTAAKMILQNSEAMISIDMPAGPSEVLVIADKHANPVHIAADLLSQAEHGPDSQVVLVIAGDGVGLKAIEEEISKQCQSLPRGEFASKALSYSFTVFACDIVEAISFSNLYAPEHLIMNVKDAEKWEGFVENAGSVFLGQWTPESVGDYASGTNHVLPTYGYARMYGGVSLDSFLKYMTVQSLTEEGLSNLGPHVATMAEVEGLDAHKRAVTLRLEDIEARHASGVR